atattttcaaatactgaatCCCACAGCTTTGTCCCTCTGGCTTAGTTTCATCCCGAAGTAGCACTGTTAACTCTGTCATGTTTTTTCCTCACGCTCTCCTTTcaggtgcagcagctgctggcacaccGGAGACCACAGAAATCCTTCTTTGAGACGCTCATCAGGAGCCTGATCATCCTGTGCGTGGCCATAGCCGTGGTCTTGTCGTCCATCTCCATCTGCGATGGCCGCTGGCTCTTTGCGAGGGGGCAGCTCTTTGGACTGTGGCACTTCTGCACCGTTGGCAACAACAGTGTCCTCAAGTGTGTCACAGACCTCAGCCTGGCCCAGGTGGAGGGGCTGAGCGTGGGGGTGATTCCCATCAGGAGCATGGTGTCCTTTGCTGTTGTGGTTGCCATATTCGGGTTGGAGCTGCTGATGGTGTCCCAGGTCTGCGATGATGCCAATGCAAGGCGGAAATGGGCAATGGGTTCCGTTCTCATCCTCGTCTCCTTTTTGCTGTCAGCCACTGGTGTTCTGAGCTTCTCCATCCTGGTGAAGGATCACCTCACCTTCACAGGCTTCACGCTGACATACTGGTGTGAGTTCATTGCtgcctttctcttcttccttaaTGGAATCAGTGGACTTCACATCAACAGCCTCACACACCTCAGGAATGGGGTAGGCAAAATCTAAGCACAAAGGATCTACCTCTTCCTTTGTGTAATCAGCTTTGCCAATTAGACTGGAAAAAAGAGAGTCTAATGAAGTTTGAAAAGGATGCCCTGTCTTAATTTGTGTGCAAGGAGGGGAAGCATGAGTCAGTCTTGATACCTGTAGAAGATGTACCCACCCACTGGTCAGCGTGGGGAGCTGAGCAACACCAGCCAAGCAGAGACTGGGACTGGCTGCTACTACAATATGGTTTTCTGGAGAAGTGGATTAAAGCAGAGGTGTCCTGCTAAACGTGCAGGGATTTGGAAGACTGCAGTCTATCCCACATGTCGGCCTGAGGCTTGCACAGCACCGGTACTGCTGTGGTTTTGGTGTTGCTGTGCTTTTCCTCATATTCTGGAGCCTGTGAAGAGTGTGATTCAGCTTTGGTGTGTCTCATGGGTTTGTTCTGGCTCAGGGACAGAAGATTTCTACCTGGCCATGCTCACTGGTGTGGAGCATTGAAACTCTTCACTGGATCttacttcttcatttttctttcataagaGAAGGCACACAGAACTTGATCTGGTCAcaagttttgtttccttcaggCATGTTCCCTTTATCTGTTCTGTTCTTGGTCAGTTTTTTGGGGACACTTCAGACAGAGTGGCTGACCTGGGGTCAGGGGTAGGTGTTGGGTGATGCGGGTGTAGAGGGAAGGGATGTGCTGCTTTCCTCAGGCAGCAGTGCATATCCCTGTGTGTgtggcctctccccagtgtcaCCACTCTCTTGCCACCTCTGAAGAACATGTGCCAACTGGTCAACCAAACTGACTGTCTCACAACCCTTGCATAGTTTACGGTAACAGGAcattgctttttggttttttggggcaAGAGGGACAAGCTCTGCAGAGGCTTCATGGCTGTTGTGGCTGGGCAGACCATGCAGAGACCACCACAGCTTCTGGGATGTGTTTTGGTTATCACGGTTTCCACTGGGGCAGTGCTTATCCTGTAGCTGAGTCTCCTGTAGCATTTCTTATGGGAGGAGAAAGTCCTAGATCCTCCTGACCAGATCAggtccttttctttctctgactAACAGTGAGcctgggaggagaagcagcccGTGATTGCCTAAGGAGGGGCTGATGGGTGCAGCTCTAATCTGTCACCACTGGTAGAAATGTTGAGAGACCTGGCCAAAATTATTATACTAAGGCTGGCCTTCCTCCTGCCAATGTCTGAGTCAAGATCTCTAAAATGGCTACAGCTTTGAAGTTCTCCATGGTGTCTTATGTAAAAGGAGAGAAGACCTAATTTGTAGAGTAGACTGCACTACATGTGTTCTCCctgtccagcacacagcactcaGTTGCTCACAGTTCAAAATGTCTTAGAGTATTTCAGGGTTTCTGGTTTACTGTTTGCTTTGTATCCGCTGGTAAAGCTGCTTATATCCTTGTTTTAGAACAAATGTTTCTACATGTTTCATCCCTGTACCTTGTCTGTTGAGCAAGGTTTTAGTTTCCTGTGCAACAAGTTTGACACAGTTTTTCATGTGAAACAAATGCATCATAGCACAGAGGTCAAAAAGCCTGTGTTTGTGAGCCATGAGTAAACAGCTTTG
This genomic interval from Motacilla alba alba isolate MOTALB_02 chromosome 7, Motacilla_alba_V1.0_pri, whole genome shotgun sequence contains the following:
- the TMEM37 gene encoding voltage-dependent calcium channel gamma-like subunit, with translation MTAIGAQVQQLLAHRRPQKSFFETLIRSLIILCVAIAVVLSSISICDGRWLFARGQLFGLWHFCTVGNNSVLKCVTDLSLAQVEGLSVGVIPIRSMVSFAVVVAIFGLELLMVSQVCDDANARRKWAMGSVLILVSFLLSATGVLSFSILVKDHLTFTGFTLTYWCEFIAAFLFFLNGISGLHINSLTHLRNGVGKI